CACCTCGAATCGGAAACACTGGTCCTTGTGGTAGCAATTCTGTTGGTGAGATAAAAAGTGGAATTCCCTTTGCCCAACAGTATGATCCACGGTTTATTCATAATCAACAGACATACGGAAAAATTTGTAACGCAATGACAAGTTCATCACGTCGAACAGCAGTTTCTATACGGGATCGTGATGAACGCCAGAGGCATCATTATGATGCAGTTGAACATAATCAACGCGaggtaataaaaacaaaagaatcatTTGAAGACGGCAATCGTTTTAATAATGCTACTGGTGGTACCCAAGAATTGAATAGTTATGTcaacagcaagcaaaacattgGTTGTGTAACGCCGCAATTAGACCGTAACTTATCAGAATCGTCTAATCGTAAAACAAGTGTTTCAAGTGATGATAATCATCATACAAGCCAACCACACCATAAACCGGTTATTCGAAATGTCGGAAGCAATACTAAAGTATCTGGAAATTATGTGCGTGAGAAATCATGGGATATGGAAGATCAAAAAGAATCGTCTGCGTCATCCTCTGCTTCTTTTAGTGGCAGTGATGTTCACCGCGAAACGCCCCGTTCTGATTGTGACTTGCCTAAACAGATATTACACCGGGTGAAAGAAACAACGCCCCAATCATCATCCGATTCaataaaagatgaaaaatgtcatttaAGCAACGTATTAAGAAAACCGTTGATTGTGAGTCAAATCAAAATGATGAAGAGATTCACAGATGTGAGCATCTGTCATTTGACAGTGCAACAATAGAAGATAATAGCGTTGGTAGTTCGAATACGTCACTAGACCCTGAGGACTCTTCCCTGGCGCAATGGATAAAGCAAGCCTATTGTCTAGGTCGGATGGATATGCTTGTTTTGGAATAGGAGAAacgaatgaaaaagaaaatgttgaattaaatcaattagaatGCCCCAAAGATACAACACATGAGACTTCACATCTTTCAAGATCGCTAGGCTACACAGatgataacaaacaaataacttCTACGACGATATCGCATCAACCACATCAAAATagcttaaaaaagaaagatgcaACAACAACCCAACATTCTCGCGATAGTCGAAGGCATGATTCTCGCAGTGGCGTTCGTGGTGGCGGGCTACGGTGTTGGATTCCATCGAGCAGATGGGACGGGATGCATGTCCAGTAGAGGCGGTTCTTTGAATTGGAATAGACCTCGTGGTGGCAGTAGAACTGGTGGAGCTGGTCGTGGTTACCATCAAGATTGCTGGAGCGAATCTGAATATTCGGAAGAGTTTtgacgaacaaacaaaacatcatgTACATCAAAAGATATATAACCATTCAATGTCTGTTACTGTTGGAATACATAGTGCAGCTAATGCGGATTCGACTATTTTGGGGTGCAAAGGAAGGATTCGTACCACGTGGTGAACCATCACGACGAGGCCGAGGAGGGGAATATTGGCTCTATTGTTTCTGTTGTTAATCCTTCGAGTGCAAATAATCGCCAGAAACAACTTCTCTGGCTCTATTACATCTATCGAGGAAAGTGTAGCCATCAGCAAAAAGTTGACGGATATGGATGCACTAATTCAAAACCCATTTAGTTCCAGTACAGTTGATGACGATGatagacaaacaaaacattctgtTGTAGACCATTCGAACAGCACTGTTACTTCTGTAATATCTCCTATACGGGACGATCGCACAGTTCAACATAACAAAAGACCATTGTCTTTGTGTGATGCTTATAATACGTCGGATGATGTTTTATCacttgaaaaagaaaatcctATTTCGAAGATCCTAGAGAGGGAACATAGTGCAATAGATATTCGTAATGACGAATCTCATTCTCGAGAGGATAGTCACAAATCGGATGGTAGATCAAATTCCACAGATCATTGTTTGGCAGTGATGAAACAAACTAGTGATGAATGCGATTCTAATAAGTCCACGGCTGCGTCATTGGTAGACGATACCAagacaaatacaacaaaaaatggtagTACTACAACTTTACAACAACAGTCAACAAATTTATCCACCATATCAGGATCTGTTGGTAAATTAAATAACTCTATGGACAGTAATGTGCGAGGAAAGGCTATTGTTGGAAATTTTAGAGGCGGTTCCATCAATGTAATTACATTGCGCCAGCAGCAATCTGTATCACAAAGCCAAGGAGGGTAAATCATCTACCACTGAAGCGAGCAGCGATTCATTAGTTTCAGTGAATACATCAAATTCTAATCAATTAATCACAACATCAAACAGTAACAACGACAATGACTCCATGCCGTCAGGAACATCAGGAACACGTTCTTCAACATTATCAGTAGAAGGAGACATAAAGTGTGTAACAGATCAGCGTCACTTAACACAACAAGGTGTAACAGAAAAACTGAATGCTTCTTCCACAGTTAGCTCCAACACTGACAATGATAAGCATCATCTTGATGGCAATAATGCTCCAGTTAACACCACGATGATATTCGACAACACGAACTTCAAATCAGCCGTATCCGCGTTGAGtgtaaacaacacaaacacagtggGTGATTGCGGCGGAACGGGTGTAGACGCTTCCATAACGAATCTGAAACGTCAACAAAGTGGCAATAGTGTCATAAATGTTGATTCAAAAGTAAAATCAGGTTTAATGAATGAGAAAGTTATTACTGGTGCTTCTAATGCAGTTGGTTCAATAATGAAGTCACCACAATCTTTGACATCTAATACGTCAGCACATCGTCCAACAACTTCGATACCAGTAACGACATCAAGTGAAGGAAGTTCGCAACATAGCATCGTTGGTAATTCTCAAAGAACAGTGCTTTCTGCAGGTGTTACAAAACAACAGTCGTCCACTATTATCACAAGTACCCTGCAAGGAATTCCGTTTCAAAAAAGTGAGACCGATTATAAGGAAGTAAAACCATTTGCCTTTGAGACTGATATTAGCCATTTAATTGAAGGTGACAAAGGTATTAAGCAACAATCTACAGTATCGGCTGGATTGTGTTTATCAAAATCAATAGAAGTCGACGGAGGTAACGGTCATGGAAGAGTGTCTGCGTCAGTACAAAATATAATTTCTCCTTCGACAGCCGATTTGAACATGAAAATAGCAAGTGTAAAGAAAGTTTGGGAAATGCCCACTGTACCAGAACAAACAGGATCGGGAACAGTAAATAGTGGCGGCGGAGGTAGTGCTACATGCAACGTCAATATGGCAAATGAACATTCAGTTAGTGGTAGTGGAAATGTTCCTAGTGGAAATAATGttcatttaaaatcaaatttcgtAAGGACACAACATACATCCCATCAACCACAGTATCAACATTCCCATGCTGGAACTGCTGGTCATCACTCTCCCAGCGCATGGTACCCATTCTTCTTATGGAGCAGCATTTGGATCAGAATCAGATTCCTTAGTGGAACATTTTAATAGCTCCAATAATGTTTGCAATATTCCCAATCCCACGGGATCGAACAATGGATGCGACATTAATACTGGAATTACTCTCAACAACGAATGTAATGACCCTTCTAATCAGGGATATGGTCTGAGTCATCATCACTCTCAACAACAGCCGACAAAGGTTCATCAACAGACACATCaactgcaacagcaacatcccCACCAACAGCAAGATCTACATCATCAACGACAGGCACACAATATGCAAGAATCAGCTCAATCGACTACGCAACAACATACGCAACAGCCACAGAAACAATTACAGCATTCATCACAACACTCATTGCAACATCATTCGCAACAACTTCAacgtcagcagcaacaacataaGGAGCAAAGTCAACACATTCAACAATTGCAACAAATGCATCAAcaatcgcaacagcagcataaaCCACAAACGCAGTCGCAATCACAATCGCATCCTCCGACGCAACCGCCTTCGCAATCGCTGCCACAATCACAAGCACAAACTTCTCAATCACAATTAAAGGTGCAGCACTCACCGCAACAGCAATCGCAACAGCTGTCGCAACAAATACCCCAACAACTTTCACAGTCTCAGTCACAACATTCACATTcgcatcagcagcaccaaccTCATAAACAATCACAAATTCAACAGCAGTTGCAACAGCATCCTGCGCAACAACTTCCGCAACAATTGCAGCAAACACATCATCAGCAAACACTACAATtacaacatcagcaacagaCACAACAGACACAACATGTTTCCTCTGTTAATGTTCAACAGCATCAAGCTGCAGTGGCCGTTACTATGGGTCTGAACAAACACCCAGTGGCAGATGTATTGGCAGCGGCAGTCGCTGCGAATAATGTTAATGTGTGCAAGGTTAAACCCACGCAACAAAGCAGTGCTGGTGGTATGCATCAATCTAATAGTATGGGTTTGTCACCCCCACAAATGCAAAGCGGATCAATTCCTTCTGCTCCACAACCGTTCTACCCGGCACAGTACGGCGTATCTGCTGTTCCATCACCTCCTGCTGTGTTATATaattcagctgctgctgctgccgccatgAATTCTCAAGGTGGATTATACAACGCATTCCAAATCGAACCAAGTGGTCGTTCACAATTTTCACAGTTTCCTGGACACTATGGAACATCAGGTACAACTGGAGGGCCATATAATACATATATGACTCCGACCGCGACAAATATGCAAACGGGACCTACACCTGAGATGTTCCAAAGCCTTTCATCTCAGTTTCGCATGGGTTCAGTCCAATCTCCGTACAACCAAACAACTCAAATGGGAAACCCAAATACCATGCTGATATCATCAAATAATACTTCGTTAATGTCCTCATCAGTAAAAACTTCCACGCAACAGATAGGTGCTATTGGACAACCTAAACCTAATGGCGGTGGATCGGTTAATCAACCACCGTTTGGACAGCAGTATCTTAACATGTTTCCGCCTGCTCCATTGCAAAACACGGCAGCTAACTACTATTCAAATTCGGGTGGGGACAAAACGCTTTTTCGGCGCAGCAAGTGCTACAGGTGCTGCAACGCAGAGTGCGTACGGtataccaccagcagcagtagctgcgTCTAACATGTTTGGTGGTCATGGTGGGCAAAATCCTTCAAACACTTCCCAACCTCCGCCACCTCAGCAACAGATGCCCAACTACTCTTCCCAATTTTAAATTCGCCGCTTTTAGCTGCTACTAATCCAACATTGGGACAACAACAATATCGAGGAGCGCCAAACAATGCTTCTCAACATTCTGGAGCTAATTCCTCTAGTTacataaaatcaaaccaatCTCCACAATCATCCCACattcagcaacaacagcaagcacaacagcaacaggatACAGTGAGTTATTATTCATTCTATCACAAATAGGCTTTGAGTATGCCTGCGTTTTAGTGTAACGCATAACATTAATGGTCATGTATAGAGAATAGGGTATTAAGAACAAACTGAGAATAAGTTGTTGGAAGATGAAGCTCATTATAGTTGCTTCacaataattatatttttcgtCGCGTACAATCTCAGTCTAtggttttcatttattcagcCTATAGTTTAGTTTTTCATAGCAATCTGCATGTTCGTCTGGCTTGCGCAAAATAAAATAGGAAGTTTATAAAATCATTTGTTCCCTTCAATTgtcattttatgttttatttaatcaaaaaaatggtttacaaatatttaaataaaatgtgtgTAAAAACATTTACTTACCTCAAGGTCCTAGTCTGTCAACTTTTCCCGAAATTGGATTGCTACCATACACCATACATTTtaccatacaaacaaaaaaacaaacaaacaaacaaactaactaactaacaaacaaacaaaaacaaacaatatatCTGACAAataatatattatatatagACAGATCGATAAAACATCAGCTGGTCTTTTGGTACACTCGTCGACTCGTACGACCTCAAAAAATGCCCGTCATGGTTTCAAGCCTCAAATAGACTATGCCGCCATACGTACAACTGTCCAAAGACTA
This genomic window from Anopheles arabiensis isolate DONGOLA chromosome X unlocalized genomic scaffold, AaraD3 X_pericentromeric_contig0048, whole genome shotgun sequence contains:
- the LOC120908224 gene encoding uncharacterized protein LOC120908224 yields the protein MPSGTSGTRSSTLSVEGDIKCVTDQRHLTQQGVTEKLNASSTVSSNTDNDKHHLDGNNAPVNTTMIFDNTNFKSAVSALSVNNTNTVGDCGGTGVDASITNLKRQQSGNSVINVDSKVKSGLMNEKVITGASNAVGSIMKSPQSLTSNTSAHRPTTSIPVTTSSEGSSQHSIVGNSQRTVLSAGVTKQQSSTIITSTLQGIPFQKSETDYKEVKPFAFETDISHLIEGDKGIKQQSTVSAGLCLSKSIEVDGGNGHGRVSASVQNIISPSTADLNMKIASVKKVWEMPTVPEQTGSGTVNSGGGGSATCNVNMANEHSVSGSGNVPSGNNVHLKSNFVRTQHTSHQPQYQHSHAGTAGHHSPS